From a region of the Corallococcus coralloides DSM 2259 genome:
- a CDS encoding MBL fold metallo-hydrolase, which translates to MTAPLYRLADATLVEPLVQDFQAWWMTVAPMPASLHLQAYLLPLLKAYLQTPDFHAKAAKDPELSGSSFVGIAPERAEEVRALMQRMTTAQEDNIKLAEAFDEFQTQLLAEAKGQSLEPLYARLPEPLKGVVELVYDYVNRPSMRVHEGLLYRGRHHKTELQSMRIRRLKADAERDSLLTTPRLMEAGQLDWKVPFHDERLDKLFSLDLEPKPLEWIRDVLGDAVQSDADLMPLLTEAPQTLPETWNGPGPRIRYVGHACVLVEWKGTSILIDAVVPVRPEKLGPLARMSFADLPRRIDYVVITHSHPDHLDIETLLRLRHRVGTLMVPRASGALAGDYSPRLLGKALGFKNVLEPYFYESLPIPDGEIIAAPFMGEHGDVAHAKTAWIIRTGEERLFFAADSMCVDETTYRDLRSTVGDLHTVFMNTEIVGAPHTWMLEGFFPKKRDRKLEKNRRCRGSNSTEGLRLLELVGAKRLFNYAMGLEPWMEHIIGPAATPETPRMKESDLLLTTARERGMQAERLEGAREVVLKS; encoded by the coding sequence ATGACTGCTCCTCTGTATCGCCTCGCGGACGCCACCCTCGTCGAACCGCTCGTCCAGGACTTCCAGGCCTGGTGGATGACGGTGGCGCCCATGCCCGCGAGCCTGCATCTGCAGGCCTACCTGCTGCCGCTGCTGAAGGCCTACCTGCAGACGCCGGACTTCCACGCGAAGGCGGCGAAGGATCCGGAGCTGAGCGGTAGCTCCTTCGTGGGCATCGCGCCGGAGCGCGCCGAAGAGGTGCGGGCGCTCATGCAGCGGATGACCACCGCGCAGGAGGACAACATCAAGCTGGCGGAGGCGTTCGACGAGTTCCAGACGCAGCTCCTGGCGGAGGCCAAGGGCCAGTCGCTGGAGCCGCTGTACGCGCGGCTGCCGGAGCCGCTCAAGGGCGTGGTGGAGCTGGTGTACGACTACGTGAACCGCCCGTCCATGCGCGTGCACGAAGGCCTGCTGTACCGCGGCCGCCACCACAAGACGGAGCTCCAGTCGATGCGGATCCGCCGGCTGAAGGCGGACGCGGAGCGCGACTCGCTGCTCACCACGCCTCGCCTGATGGAGGCCGGGCAGCTGGACTGGAAGGTGCCCTTCCACGACGAGCGCCTGGACAAGCTGTTCAGCCTGGACCTGGAGCCCAAGCCGCTGGAGTGGATCCGCGACGTGCTGGGCGACGCGGTGCAGTCCGACGCGGACCTGATGCCCCTGCTCACGGAGGCGCCGCAGACCCTTCCCGAGACGTGGAACGGGCCGGGACCGCGCATCCGCTACGTGGGCCACGCGTGCGTGCTGGTGGAGTGGAAGGGCACGTCCATCCTCATCGACGCGGTGGTGCCGGTGCGGCCGGAGAAGCTGGGCCCGCTGGCGCGCATGTCCTTCGCGGACCTGCCCCGCCGCATCGACTACGTGGTCATCACCCACAGCCACCCGGATCACCTGGACATCGAGACGCTGCTGCGCCTGCGCCACCGCGTCGGCACGCTGATGGTGCCGCGCGCGAGCGGCGCACTGGCGGGTGACTACTCGCCCCGGCTCCTGGGCAAGGCGCTCGGCTTCAAGAACGTGCTGGAGCCCTACTTCTACGAGTCCCTGCCCATCCCGGACGGCGAGATCATCGCCGCGCCGTTCATGGGCGAGCACGGCGACGTGGCCCACGCCAAGACGGCGTGGATCATCCGCACGGGCGAGGAGCGCCTGTTCTTCGCCGCCGACTCCATGTGCGTGGACGAGACGACGTACCGCGACCTGCGCAGCACCGTGGGCGACCTGCACACGGTCTTCATGAACACGGAGATCGTCGGCGCGCCGCACACGTGGATGCTGGAGGGCTTCTTCCCCAAGAAGCGCGACCGCAAGCTGGAGAAGAACCGCCGCTGCCGCGGCAGCAACTCCACCGAAGGCCTGCGCCTGCTGGAGCTCGTGGGAGCGAAGCGGCTCTTCAACTACGCCATGGGCCTGGAGCCCTGGATGGAGCACATCATCGGGCCCGCCGCCACGCCGGAGACGCCCCGCATGAAGGAGTCGGATCTGCTGCTCACCACCGCCCGTGAGCGCGGCATGCAGGCCGAGCGACTCGAGGGCGCGCGCGAGGTCGTCCTCAAGAGCTGA